The Micromonospora sp. NBC_01740 genome includes a window with the following:
- a CDS encoding STM4014 family protein: MRLTVVGNPGNRRVGLFTRAVLAAGLPRPQVLPWVDVLAGAAPPGAGALVRVDSPGEDAEVDRLLRRSTSPARHGELIGLADTYAGLLRGLDRVAAGGAELLNDPADVAVLCDKRRCHARLSAAGVPVPAALPPVHGWQELRAAMAAARWSRVFVKPAHGSSAAGVVALAVARGRVQAVTTIEAAPDGLFNSLRPRRYTDEAEVAAMVDRIAADGLHVERWLPKAGLGDRVVDLRVVTIAGRPTHAVVRAARGPLTNLHLGNARGDLAELRAAAGPAAWAAAMETCERAAACFPRSLQVGIDLMFLLGWRRHAVAEVNAFGDLLPGVLTDGRDTYAEQVRALTDGRWDRWRSAAGRTPPGDDAARPAGAVGREVLACAV, encoded by the coding sequence ATGCGCCTGACCGTCGTCGGCAACCCCGGCAACCGTCGGGTCGGCCTGTTCACCCGGGCGGTCCTCGCCGCCGGCCTGCCCCGGCCGCAGGTGCTGCCCTGGGTCGACGTGCTGGCCGGCGCGGCGCCGCCCGGGGCCGGCGCGCTGGTACGGGTCGACTCGCCCGGCGAGGACGCCGAGGTGGACCGGCTGCTGCGCCGGTCCACCTCGCCGGCGCGGCACGGCGAGCTGATCGGCCTGGCCGACACGTACGCCGGGCTGCTGCGGGGCCTGGACCGGGTCGCCGCCGGCGGCGCGGAGCTGCTCAACGACCCGGCGGACGTCGCGGTGCTGTGCGACAAGCGGCGCTGCCACGCCCGGCTGTCAGCCGCCGGGGTGCCGGTGCCGGCCGCGCTGCCCCCGGTGCACGGGTGGCAGGAGCTGCGGGCGGCGATGGCGGCGGCCCGCTGGAGCCGCGTGTTCGTCAAGCCCGCACACGGCTCGTCGGCCGCCGGGGTCGTCGCGCTGGCCGTGGCCCGGGGGCGGGTGCAGGCGGTCACCACGATCGAGGCGGCCCCGGACGGGCTGTTCAACTCGCTGCGCCCCCGCCGCTACACCGACGAGGCCGAGGTCGCCGCCATGGTCGACCGGATCGCCGCCGACGGCCTGCACGTGGAGCGGTGGCTGCCCAAGGCGGGGCTCGGCGACCGGGTGGTCGACCTGCGGGTGGTGACGATCGCGGGCCGGCCCACCCACGCCGTGGTGCGCGCCGCCCGGGGGCCGCTGACCAACCTGCACCTGGGCAACGCGCGCGGGGACCTCGCCGAGCTGCGCGCGGCGGCCGGGCCGGCGGCGTGGGCGGCGGCCATGGAGACGTGCGAGCGGGCGGCCGCGTGTTTCCCCCGCAGCCTCCAGGTCGGCATCGACCTGATGTTCCTGCTCGGCTGGCGGCGCCACGCGGTGGCCGAGGTCAACGCCTTCGGCGACCTGCTGCCGGGGGTCCTCACCGACGGCCGGGACACCTACGCCGAGCAGGTGCGCGCCCTGACCGA